A part of Thermocrinis albus DSM 14484 genomic DNA contains:
- a CDS encoding PhoX family protein, which produces MEYIGDLIKRALLSRRDMLLAIPPFLIACGGGSSLTPSTVRFNSIKPNTLDDITVPDGFRWRMVIGWGDPLFRQEERINYQRLREGGTTTQDVEIQKRTFGYNNDFIGVIEHNNRYIMVVNHEYFNPELVFPPEHLGKPTYEEAMLMLEAHGLSVVELFRNSDFTFRPVVGSNYNRRITGSTRCLIEGPAKGHRYVGDSAEGTLNNCSAGKTPWGTVLTCEENFNSYFGGDINSVQETLVREIHQRYGVPSRFADVYGFYKYMDRFDVSKNPYESFKFGWVVEIDPLDPNRPPIKRTALGRFKHEAATCVVAPSGQVVVYMGDDERFQHLYKFVTKGKYDPINRENNMKLLDEGTLYVAKFYDNLTGEWVMLAEVSAGQIRVNPSLPSLYKQDPALVFIDTRGAATSLGATKMDRPEDAEWNPVTQSLWAVMTYNDRRTSPEPANPRPYNYMGHILEIIEQRNDPTATSFSWRIPLLCGIPQHPDPTKELLVYGQRVSTDTPPISAPDNITFDRFGNVWIATDGNEDDVRLRVNDGVYVLDIYERSLKMFLSGPRGCEICGPEFTSDNRTFLCAIQHPGEGGKGSWPHDAVVPRPSVICVVREDGTKI; this is translated from the coding sequence ATGGAGTACATAGGTGATCTCATCAAAAGGGCTTTGTTAAGCAGAAGGGACATGCTACTGGCGATACCACCCTTTCTAATAGCCTGTGGTGGTGGCTCTTCCCTAACACCTTCTACGGTACGTTTTAACAGTATAAAACCCAACACCTTGGACGATATTACGGTACCTGACGGTTTCAGGTGGAGGATGGTGATAGGTTGGGGTGATCCCCTCTTCCGTCAAGAGGAGAGAATAAATTACCAAAGACTAAGGGAGGGAGGAACAACAACACAGGATGTAGAGATACAGAAAAGAACCTTTGGTTACAACAACGACTTTATAGGGGTGATAGAACACAACAACCGCTACATTATGGTGGTCAATCACGAGTATTTCAACCCAGAGCTTGTTTTTCCACCGGAACATCTCGGCAAACCCACATACGAGGAAGCTATGCTAATGTTAGAAGCTCACGGCCTCTCCGTGGTGGAACTCTTCAGAAACTCCGACTTCACCTTCAGGCCAGTAGTGGGCTCCAACTACAATCGGAGGATAACAGGGTCTACTCGCTGTCTTATAGAAGGTCCAGCTAAGGGACATCGTTATGTAGGAGACTCAGCGGAAGGTACCCTCAACAACTGCTCCGCCGGTAAAACCCCTTGGGGAACGGTTCTCACCTGCGAAGAGAACTTTAACTCCTACTTTGGTGGAGACATAAACAGTGTGCAAGAGACTCTGGTTAGGGAAATCCACCAAAGGTACGGCGTTCCTAGCAGATTCGCTGATGTATACGGTTTTTATAAGTATATGGACCGGTTTGACGTGTCCAAGAACCCTTACGAATCTTTCAAGTTTGGTTGGGTGGTGGAGATAGACCCCCTTGATCCTAACAGACCACCCATCAAAAGGACAGCCTTAGGAAGGTTCAAGCACGAAGCTGCCACCTGTGTGGTGGCACCCAGCGGTCAGGTGGTGGTGTATATGGGTGATGACGAACGTTTTCAACACCTTTACAAGTTTGTAACTAAGGGCAAGTACGATCCCATCAACAGAGAAAATAACATGAAGTTGTTGGATGAAGGAACCCTTTACGTGGCCAAGTTCTACGACAACCTGACGGGAGAGTGGGTTATGCTGGCAGAAGTGTCCGCAGGTCAGATAAGAGTAAACCCCTCTTTGCCTTCTCTTTACAAACAGGACCCAGCTTTGGTGTTTATAGACACAAGAGGCGCTGCCACTTCCCTCGGAGCCACCAAGATGGACAGACCTGAAGATGCAGAGTGGAACCCAGTCACACAAAGCCTGTGGGCCGTGATGACCTACAACGACAGAAGAACCTCACCAGAGCCTGCCAACCCACGTCCCTATAACTACATGGGTCACATTTTGGAGATAATAGAACAGCGCAATGATCCTACTGCCACCTCCTTCTCGTGGAGGATACCTCTCCTCTGCGGTATACCACAGCATCCTGACCCCACCAAGGAACTCCTCGTATACGGTCAGAGAGTGTCTACCGACACGCCTCCCATATCGGCCCCCGACAACATCACTTTTGACAGATTTGGTAACGTTTGGATAGCCACCGATGGAAATGAAGATGATGTAAGACTTAGAGTCAACGACGGTGTTTACGTGTTGGACATCTACGAGAGAAGTCTCAAGATGTTCCTTTCGGGACCAAGAGGGTGCGAGATATGCGGACCGGAGTTCACCTCAGATAACAGAACCTTCCTGTGTGCCATTCAACATCCTGGAGAAGGAGGTAAGGGATCGTGGCCTCACGACGCCGTTGTTCCAAGACCATCCGTTATATGCGTAGTCAGAGAAGATGGCACAAAGATTTAA